From the genome of Thermomicrobiales bacterium, one region includes:
- a CDS encoding glycine--tRNA ligase produces the protein MSTTVERAASMEKIVALCKRRGFVYPGSDIYGGLANTWDYGPLGVELKNNIKQLWWKTFVHRRRDIVGLDAGILMHPRVWEASGHVVNFNDPLVDCKTCKARFRADHLIEEKLGKEAAGLTPDEMSAVIREANPTCPKCGNRTLTDARQFNMMFKTTIGPVSETGVEVYLRPETAQAMFVQFKNIVATSRVKLPFGVAQIGKSFRNEITPGNFIFRDIEFEQMEIEYFVRPETAGDAFEQWIDAMKAWVTALGLTDEFVRIREHEQAELSHYSDRTIDFEYQFPGPMGWKELYGLANRTDFDLRQHQEFSGEDLSWFDQESGTRFLPYVIEPTFGVDRTILVVLLDAYDEESTVDVNGKPDTRIVLRLDPKVAPYKAAILPLMKKPELTEIARDIFDRLQGETGFLVDYDETGNIGKRYRRQDEIGTPFCVTVDPDSLEDRKVTVRDRDTTEQERISIGDVVSWVADKVQ, from the coding sequence ACCTGGGACTACGGTCCGCTTGGTGTCGAGCTGAAGAACAACATCAAGCAGCTGTGGTGGAAGACCTTCGTTCATCGGCGCAGGGATATCGTCGGGCTCGATGCTGGCATCCTGATGCATCCACGCGTATGGGAGGCATCGGGCCATGTCGTCAACTTCAACGATCCGTTGGTCGACTGCAAGACATGCAAGGCTCGGTTTCGGGCCGACCACCTGATCGAGGAGAAGCTGGGCAAGGAAGCCGCCGGCCTGACCCCCGATGAGATGAGCGCGGTCATTCGGGAGGCGAACCCAACCTGCCCGAAATGCGGAAATCGCACCCTGACCGACGCTCGCCAGTTCAACATGATGTTCAAGACCACGATCGGGCCAGTGTCGGAAACCGGTGTCGAGGTCTATCTGCGCCCGGAGACGGCGCAGGCGATGTTCGTCCAGTTCAAGAACATCGTTGCCACCTCACGGGTGAAACTGCCGTTTGGCGTGGCGCAGATCGGGAAATCGTTCCGGAACGAAATCACCCCGGGCAACTTCATCTTCCGCGACATCGAGTTCGAACAGATGGAGATCGAATATTTCGTTCGGCCAGAGACTGCTGGAGATGCATTCGAGCAGTGGATCGATGCAATGAAGGCGTGGGTGACCGCGCTCGGGCTGACCGACGAGTTCGTCCGCATTCGCGAGCACGAGCAAGCCGAACTCTCGCACTACTCCGATCGGACGATCGACTTCGAGTATCAGTTCCCCGGTCCCATGGGCTGGAAGGAGCTCTATGGGCTGGCCAATCGGACGGACTTCGACTTGCGCCAGCATCAGGAGTTCAGCGGAGAAGACCTCTCCTGGTTCGATCAGGAGTCCGGCACCCGTTTTTTGCCATACGTGATCGAACCAACCTTTGGGGTGGATCGCACGATCCTGGTCGTGTTGCTGGATGCCTACGACGAGGAATCGACGGTCGATGTGAACGGGAAACCGGACACCCGAATCGTGCTGCGTCTCGATCCCAAGGTGGCGCCGTACAAAGCCGCGATCTTGCCGTTGATGAAGAAGCCGGAGCTCACTGAGATTGCGCGCGACATCTTCGATCGGTTGCAGGGGGAGACAGGTTTCCTCGTCGACTACGATGAAACCGGCAATATCGGCAAGCGCTATCGCCGACAGGACGAAATTGGCACGCCGTTCTGCGTCACGGTCGACCCCGATTCGCTCGAGGATCGGAAGGTCACCGTGCGCGACCGCGATACGACCGAACAAGAGCGGATTTCGATTGGCGATGTCGTGAGTTGGGTGGCTGACAAGGTCCAATAG